The DNA sequence AAATGTCCCCCTTTTCAAATATTTAGCAAAATGGCCTTATTGTTAAAATTTCGACAAAGAATGTACAATTATAATCTTGAAAGTTTTACTGTAGCTTTCTATCCATTCTCAATCTCTTGTCTCCTTTGTGGTGTGTTAATTTATTTGTTATGGTATAACATaaaggaaagagaaaaaaatgtagaaatttatttgtttttagtatatttatttttaactgatagattttgtatatattaagtTTTCACTATGGTATATCTCTTAAGGTTTGTGGTATATGAATTTTGTATGTTAtgctatatattataaaaagaaaaagaaaactcttaatattagtttaaatttgtaAAACTCTtaatattagtttaaatttgtggtatatttatattactCTAACTTACATATATCATTTGTATGTGATATGGTATatcataaagaaattaaaaaaaaatacaaaagaaagGAATATTACTTTAAGTGTGTGGTTATTTATTTTACACTAtggtgtattttttttatctgttatagtatattaagaaaaaaataaaaatcttaaaaacGGTACTTTAAGAGTGTggtatattagttttatatgatgtggtatataatgaacaaaaaagagaaaaaaaattgtagagaatattagtttaagtttgagatATAGTTTATTTCATTAGGCTATACAGTTTTTATGTGTTATGGTATATAgtgaatgaaataaaaaaaattgtggaatattagtttaagtttgtggTAGGGTATATCTTGTTTTTATGTGCTATGGTACATCATAaaggatattatttttttttcttactatgGTATACATGTTTAGGTTAATGATATATGATTTTTGCATGTTATTGTatatttgtgaaaaaaaaaactcatttaataagaaattaatttaaatttacggtATATTCATATTACTCTAATGTATATCGTTTATATGTGATATGATATATCATCAaggtaataaagaaaaaaaaattaaaaatataatattaatttcaatttttgatatatttattttattatttatgtggTATGGGATATTCTTAAACCACACTATAATAAATAAGTAGTGTATAAatctattaataaaataataaaaaaaatgattttaaaaaaaatatataaaaaattcattaaatagaatataaattattgaattctgaaactTGAGAGAAATGGAAGCTATGAAGTGGAGACTTTtagtgaaaaatattttttaaaaataaatgtcaGGTGAATAAGTACGTCATGATATATTAAAAAGGTTATttgctttttttattttttttttttgacataaaaggtcatttatttattttttctaaaaaaaaaaattaacttaccTTGTaacgagtttttttttttttttgaaaatgttaGGGTAAATCTTTTTGCTTGGAAtatgatttaaaaattattatttgttattatttttcaaaaagaaacttaaaaacattaaaatgatTACAAAGCAATGAAAATAAATGCatctatttatcttttttaagaaaataattttaataagataagtattaaattttatataaatactatataaaaaaatattaaaattctctaattttttttaatagtgaatatttttaatataacaaatAGTGAGTACTTTAACAAATactcttaaataattaataaatattaaaccattattgtTGACAAGTTTGACATGAAAACAAAGAAGTACCAGCTACTAAATTGCAAACATAAACAATTTCATAGTTAAATCGGCATGTGTTGCAACATAACGTATGCGAATAATCATCCAACAAAGGCCACGAATTTGGTTTCCGGTTTGGAAATTGGCACTGAAATAACTTTGGAAtgagaaagttatgattttGAGTAAGCCATAATTTTTGAACTATATGCTTCAATTTCTCACGACATTCTCTCATTTGGGCACTTGTTTTAATACGACCCAACAATTGTATTCCATGCCTAATACCACTTTGCTTTGTTTCATCATCactttcatcttcttctttacaAATTAAGATGATACCCATAAAATAAGAAGCTCCAAGATGACCTGCATTGGCAGCTTTTTCTAACAATTCCATACCGGACTTCTTTTTCTTGTGAAAATTCAAGTATTCAgtctatataaatattatatatataaaaaaaaaattagaaacataattaaaaataaaataaataattatgcgTGATATTAAAAAAGTTATGTAATTATTACCACTCCTACTCGATACATGGCTTCTGAATTTTGACTGTTGAGGCATTTCGTGAAGAGGGTAGTTGCTTCCTTGGACATGTACAAATCCCATGGGTGACAAGAAAGCTCATCAAGTGAtagtttattataaatatagtgATCATTATCTTTGGCTAATTTATTAAACAATTTCCAACTGcataaaaatgacatttttaattaagaatatatataatataagatgCAACACTAATactaaatttgaaataaaaattaacttgacgataattaagtttataataataataataaattattatatattatctttTGGATGTTGTGTCAATATTATTACTCATTTGGAGCCGATGCTTTTAAAGAAGTAATATTTGGATCTTGTGTTTTATAGAAGATTAAAAATAGTTACTTAGGCTCAATTTtgatcaaattaaatatttttgaatataaaaattttttaagaaaaagttGATAAACTCCAAGTCTTATATtgcttatattaaaatatatatatatatatatatatatttacaaaatataaagttCAAATATTATGGAAAAGGGATACGTTtattaattaaggaaataaaatgaaCATGTAATAATTACCTTAATTTAGCAttgaaaaaatcagaaattgatATGGTAGCAACATGAGCTAGTATATCCACAATTAAATCATTGGGAAGCCAATCAATAGTCTTTGTTGAATTTATTGGAAGACTAGTCTCATCATCTGTAAATTTTGGGTcactctttttttgtttttgaattttctttGTACAAGAAATACTGATTTCTCTTGAGACATTATTCTTTCTCCTTATCGGCTTCATTATATCAAGCCTTATATCTACATCCAAGAaagaaacattttttttttttatatgtgacATTgtatacatttaaaaaaaatgctacatatatattatattatgaaCTACATAAATCATAGTAAAGTAGTAAATATACCTGAATGAAACTTGCTACTAATAGAAAGTGATATGATAATAAACTTAGTCGAGTATTATTGTTGGAGATTTGAAACTATGAGTATTTAATTGAGAAATACGATCTTATATATAAAACTTCAATAGAGAGATTTATAATAAACGTATTAGGAGTAGGAGATATAGAAGTTTCCTAAACTAATATGATTAGGATTTAGTTTCctttttagattttattagttttgactAAGTTTCCTAAGGAttattaccttttttttttctttttttaaatgaagATTTAAATATGCAGGcaacattatttatttttcgtgatttaaattgaaaagataaaacaattataaatcatcattttaaaaaaaaaaaaaattataatgtaaataattgtatttttctttcaaaaattattatatatgaatatattttaaaatattaaaaaatcgaaaaaaatatattaactaaaTATCGCGCTTTAGAGAAAATCCGTTTAATTGCAAGAGAGTggcactaattttttttttcttttttcgatAGGCAGCAGCACTTTATTATCAGCCTGAAACTTACGTACATTCTTACCTCAAGCAACTCCTATAATGACCTTTTTAAGGGTAACAAGTGGAATCAATGAAAGCAACAAGAAAGGAATTGGGAGTTGCAGTTCAGTAAATAGAGGAACACTTTTAGAGGGATAAGATGTGGCAGTAAAAGTATTGGAAAATGGACTTAAGATTTATGATGCTGAATGTGAGTATTAACATTCATCTAGTAAACCTGATTTTAAGCCTTAGTACTAGACTATATGCCCTTGAGAAGTGGTCATACTCGAATGAACTCCACTTGAATTTCCTACAGAGATTGCACATCAGCTGTTGAATATCTTCACCATGGTTATTCAACACCAGAAACAAACTGCAGTATATAAATTACTTCTTATTCAAAGGAATCCTATACAAATTATTATAAGGcataaaatacataaacaaACATGACATGGTAAATGGATGACAAAATCTGTTTAtaaaatcaaatgaaaataaatatataaacggCAGCAGTTGCAGCAAAAATAGCATTGAAAGTATTCAAGTTTATATATTCAGATGCTGACCTTAttgaaataaaaatctaaatatttaaCTTTTGAAGCAGCCTCAACCCTTCaccctttttcttttgtttaacTTTTGTAGTAAGAACTTGTTGAAGATAGTTTATGACAATATTTCTTAGTTCTTATTTTCCATTTTAAGTCgttatttcttttcttattaCACTATGCTCTCCATATTTTTCCCTCGCAAATTTGATTGTTATATATCTTGAGTTTCATAATCATGTATTAGTTTCtatatttccaaataaataacaacaacaataataaaaactttTAACTCATATTGGAATGATTATTTAAGTTGGACATGTTTTTACAGTTTTCTTATGGAAATATTTGTGAAAGATATAATAGTGCATACCATTCtaacaaagaaagaaagaaaaggtaaaagaaaacaataattACAACTCAAAACAAAGTTACAGTTTGCTGAATATatataaaacagaaaattattaCAGGAAGTTGATAATTAATCTGTAAAGTTGGAGTAAATTTAACAGTATCATCATTGatcaagatgaagaagaagtggTGGTAGGCATTGGGTAGCGGCACAAAGGGCACAAGTGGCTAATTTCGAGCCATTGAACAATGCAATCCTTGTGAAACACATGAGAACAAGGCATCTCTACCCCTTTGCTTCTACAATCACCAAAAGATGAAATCTTCTCCAAACAGATACTGCAAGTCTCGCTACTCAAACCGTCGTCATCATCGCTTAAGTCTTGAAGGGCGCGAATGGAGTCTTGCGTGGCAGGGACAGTCTGAACAGTGTCAAGCGCCTCTCTGAAGCTACGGTCAAGTACATCCTCGTCTTGCTGCTGTTGCTGAAGAGGAGTAGGAAAGCGTGCAGTTATGGTATGGATATTGATAGATACAGCGACATAGAGGGAGTTGGGGTTGGCTTCTAAATTGCGCAACGCAAAAGTTGATATGTGGGGGGTAGCGAGATCGATGAAGGGGAGCTCTAAATTCGACCCCATGAGAACGATTTGAGTGAGGGTGTCATGCATTATCAAGAAGCTTCTTTGGTCAAGGTAATGTGTCTTAGTAGTAGTGGTAGTTGGTAATAATAAATTCTCAGAGTAGTCGATGATTGTGTGGCTTAAGCGTACATGAAAGACTATAAATTTGATACCATCATGACGagtaaaattaggaatataagGAGTATCATCAAAACTCAACCTCACGTAGCGACGACTAACAACCGCCATTCTTGCACTAACTGAAGAATGAGAATCTCTTTCTATTGGAGGTGAAGGAAGGTGTGATTGAGAGGTGAAGGTGTGATTGAGGAAAATCATAAGCTATTGTTTGTGAATTATTTAATTCGAGATGGTCTTATATAGAACTAAAGTTAAATTTAAAACATCCTAATACGATTAGGATttggtttttatatattttaaatttttaatcttATTTGATGAAGATATTTCTTTTACTCTTCCGTGATTAAGAGACAaaacaattataaattatctttttaaaaaaatctgacAAAAATCATCGTATACCCTATTTAAAAATGTGAAGAAAACAATCCCCTatttaaactattaaaaaatctagtagaaaaaaatgaaaaaaaaaaaaaatcacgttACTTTAAgcacaattttttttgaatggttaaacacaattaaaactattaaaaatgtgaaaaaatctaaagaaaacaattattttaaactattaaaaaaatcatgttaGCAAATAGTGtagtagaaaaaaataataaatataatactcTATTTAAAAAtgtgaatttaaaaaaaaataatttgggacataaatatctaactttaactctcagttgtaaataaatacctaacTTTTGTAGGTAGCTGTTATGTGGAAATTGTCACGTGGCAATTCTTGATTGAAAaatgtcattaaatttttaaaaaattaatttaaatataccaataagaaaatgataaTGACTTAATATTTAATGGTTATGTACCTACAGATTTCGAAAACGTATTACTACCGCcaggtatttatttgcaatcGGTAGTTAAATTTGAGTATTTATAACGCACATTACTCTTTAAAAAATGAAGATGGAAGGACATTGACACtatgtaagatatttttaatttcttttttttttaaaacaaatttttacatgtaattatataagtattttttaaaataaaaaataatattaaaaataaaattggagggaaaaataaacaagaaatctttatttatttttttaataggaTGAAACACTTTATTAGGCATCGACCAAGCACAATGAAAAATTTATACAAATTCAAGTAATTCCAACCACGAAACTCTTGCCATAttcatagaaaattattttagcaaGATTATGAGCAATTAAATTCACTGAGCAATTACAAAAAAGAAATAGTTGAGAtggaaaataatcataaatCTCAAAACTAAGTAAATGTCCCCCTTTTCAAATATTTAGCAAAATGGCCTTATTGCTAAAATTTCAAAGTAAGTAAATGTCCCCCTTTTCAAATATTTAGCAAAATGTCCTTATTGTTAAAATTTCGACAAAGAATGTACAATTATAATCTTGAAAGTTTTACTGTAGCTTTCTATCCATTCTCAATCTCTTGTCTCCTTTGTGGTGTGTTAATTTATTTGTTATGGTATAACATaaaggaaagagaaaaaaatgtagaaatttatttgtttttagtatatttatttctaactgatagattttgtatatatttagtTTTCACTATGGTATATCTCTTAAGGTTTGTGGTATATGAATTTTGTATGTTAtgctatatattataaaaagaaaaagaaaactcttaatattagtttaaatttgtggtatatttatattactCTAACTTACAAAAGAAAGGAATATTACTTTAAGTGTGTGGTTATTTATTTTACACTATAGTGTATCTTTTTTATCTGTTATagtatattaagaaaaaaataaaaatcttaaaaacAGTAATTTAAGAGTGTggtatattagttttatatgatgtggtatataatgaacaaaagagagaaaaaaagttgtggagaatattagtttaagtttgagatATAGTTTATTTCATTAGGCtatattgtttttatgtgttatggtatataatgaatgaaataaaaaaaattatggaatattaatttaagtttgtGGTAGGGTATATCTTGTTCTTATGTGCTATGATacatcatattattatttttttactatcGTATACATGTTTAGGTTAATGATATATGGTTTTTGTATGTTATTGTatatttgtgaaaaaaaaaactcatttaataagaaattaatttaaatttgcgGTATATTCATATTGCTCTAATGTATATCGTTTACATGTCATATGATATATCATCAAAGTAAGAGGCATACTTCAAGAGTATTAATGAGGGTAAAGCTCCTCTTTGCTTTGAGATGGATGTGTAACAAACGGTGGACGTTGATGGTACACATGAGTCTGTGTTTGAAACTCAAGCGAAGACCATCAACGAGGCCGTGACAAAGGCAAATTTAGTTCCACCACCACCGGCACCTGAAGTACACGAGCCATCTACATCAGCAGGTCCTTCTGCTCCAACCAGTACAACTGTGGACACTGACCTTGCAAAGAGGTTGGATAGCATTGAGGCCCGGCTGGAGAAGCTTGAGTCCCAGCAGGAAGCCGTCATGTTGGCACAGACGGGGTTAGTAAATAGCCATCTCAGTATGAGGCGGTCCTTCACAGAGAGTCAGAAAGATCTGAAGGAGACTCTACTGGCTAAGATGGACGAGTTGATGGCAATGGTAAAAGGAGCTCCCACACCTGGAGAGCCCTCACCTGCACCGCAAAATGAGGAACAAGTGGAGAGTGATAACGAAGATGTCTTCCCAGAAGATTGGGAAGCAGATGATAACGAGGCACCGTCAACTCCATTGGAAGCAATTATCACGGCCATTGGTGATACACAATCACAGGACGAAGTCCTACTTCTACCTGGACCCCCAGAAAATGTGCCATTTGTGAGGAAGAGGAAGCCGCCAAAGTACTTGAACGACTACACTGCCGAAAAGAAAAAGAGGCGAGTTCTTCCAGAGAACGTAGACCCGGAGAGACCAACAGACCGTAGATTGCTTCGTACGTTCAAGAGGTGGTTGATTGGAGACATTCCCAATGCCCGACCTAAGAATGTGCACACCGGTGTTGGCGATGTCAAGTTCTTCACAACATTGTTTCTAAAGGCGGAGTGGCTTCACGATGATGtaagtatttaataattaattagtatatttgATGTTTTTTGcaacatatattttattgtctATGTGTTAGCGACAATGTCGCGACATTTTTGCGACATTGTTGCTGATACAGAagttttttctttctgttttatTTGTCGACATGTCGCGATATTGTCACGACATTCTCGCgacattatcattatttttttagtacgTTCTGTTTAACGACATGTCGCGACATTATCACGACATTGTCGCGACACTCGGCAAATTTATCTAACGACATTGTTCGCAGCGTTTCGCGATTTTATTTACGACATTGAttaatcttctttttttttttttatgcagcACATAGATGCCATATCACACTTGATGATGAGGAGACGCCATCATTTTCCAGAGTTGTACCCTCAGCCAGGTGTGATTTTGGACACAACACTTCCACAATTCCTCATAGGCATTTGGAGCTGCCAGACTGGTGACAGAAGTACGTTTGAATGGCCAGATGCAGTGAACCAGTACTATCTGGGTATGGAGAGCCGTTACATGCCATGTTGGAAGGATTTGAACTTCATATACTTCGTCCTGTACTTCGATCATCAAAAACATTGGGTTGCTGTTGAGGTAGATATTGATATGTGGCAGATTCGGGTGTACGATAATGATTTAGCATGCACCACCGACGCACAGTTTGATGCCATCATGCTACCTTGGACTCAGTTGTTTCCACATCTGCTGAGGTCTACTGGCTATTATGATCAAGTGAACAACAACATTCTGAATGTGGACTTAGGGGACAGTAGCCAACTCAGATCAATGCATGCTAGACGCATGCCGAGTGAGGTGGTTCCCCAAAGTAGAACAAGGTAATTGTTaatatagtatattattatttcatttgcCATTACTCTTTAAATACAGTTCAGTCTCTAAATgtgtttgttgttaatttttcagTGGTGATTGCGGGGTGTATGCACTTGAGTACATCGAACACCTAATGCTGAATCGGTCCTTGGACAACATTACAGATGATAACATGAGAATGTTCAGAGATCGGTGGTGTGTAGACTTGTTTTATCAGAACTTAACGTGGTAAAATAGGTACaagggttgtaatttttttgtattttaagaaCTCCATTACAATTGTACAAACATAGTTGCATAGTTGTTTTTTAGTACTGTACAGTTTTTATATATCGAAAAgtgttcaattttaaaatttttacttaCATGTCGTTACAAAATCATTAACATGTCGTTAAATGTCGAAAAAATTTAGTTTCTGAGTGTTTGGTTTCATGTCGCTAAAGCACCGCGAACATGTCGTTAAAATGTCGATAGTAAAATCATGTTTTGGCTCTTCAGTTGATGTCGTTAACATGTCGCAAATAGGTCGCGAAACGTCGATACAAAAGACGTTTCCACATTAAATGGTAATTAATGTGTGACATTTATTATCCCGCCTAACCAACTACTTCACTATGTCGATAACATGTCGCCCGGTGTCGCGACATGTCGCGAAAATTGCCAGATTGCTTTGTGCATGACAAACATGTGtacaattgtgtaattcaatttttacatttattatccCACCTTCCCAACTACTAGTTTTGTCTATAAAAGCCAATTGTCTATCTCATAAGTTacacattttcttaatttttacccCTACAAGATAATTCTCTTAGCAATGTCTACTAGAAGGAACAAGGGCAAATACCCGATTCTTACTCCTGAAGAGATCAAGCAGGAGCCTGATTGTGGGGAAATTACGCCTCAAATGCAAAAAGTGCTTGACGACATGAAACGTTTTGAAGATGAACGATTTATGAATGAGTGGAGGTTTctacaacttgaaaaaaaatttaacaaaacaggtgtatggccggctccaccaccagggttccccgaaggCTGCCGTCGCTGCAAGTTAGGTTATTTAAATGGTAAACAAGTGAAGCCTGGATCTCTATGCAAATATTGCAAGGCTACATGTCGCTACATGTCGCTAATGTAATCGTTAAACGTCGCTAGATATCGACTTTTCACTAAATGAATAAAAGTTCCATTAATGTCGCAAAATGTCGCAAAAGTAATCGTGAAACGTcgctatttttaaattttttccagAATTGATAAAAGTTCTTCCTACATCGCACCATGTCGCTAGTGTAATCGTGGAAAGTCgcagtttttaaatttttccagAATTAATAAATGTTCTTCCTCTATCGCAACATGTCGCTAGTGTAGTCGTGGAAAGTcgcgattttttaatttttccagAATTAATAAAAGTTCTTCCTATATCGCGACATGTCGCTAGTGTAGTCGTGGAAAGTCGCACTTTgtccataataaattaaatttccaAACATATCGTGAAAATGTCGCTACATATCGCAAAGTGTCGTGAAATACACAATTATATACAAAAATCTGAGATAATGAGAGTAAACAACCACATACACAGAAAATAATGTCGAAAAAATGTCGATAAAACATAgtcatacataaaaaaatacaagtaacatgtcataaaccataataataataatgcatgcAATTTAAAAACGAAAATGATGCTCAAACCCTGGCCTTGCAAGTAGCTTTGTTGCGTCCCAATGCGCCACAGTTTGAACATTTGCGTGGTTCCTTGACTTTTTGACCGTTCGATGGAAATCGGTTAGTCCGTAGACTTCCTGCATTGCTCtttcttggacgacctacagGTTTTTTCTCCACTGGTACACCGATTCTCATGTTTTGCATGTGTTCAGGAAGCACCCATTCATCCTCCTCGCCCACAAGATTAATTGTTGCATCGTAAGTATTTTTCCACGTGTCCTTT is a window from the Cannabis sativa cultivar Pink pepper isolate KNU-18-1 chromosome 1, ASM2916894v1, whole genome shotgun sequence genome containing:
- the LOC133033673 gene encoding uncharacterized protein LOC133033673, with the translated sequence MRTINEAVTKANLVPPPPAPEVHEPSTSAGPSAPTSTTVDTDLAKRLDSIEARLEKLESQQEAVMLAQTGLVNSHLSMRRSFTESQKDLKETLLAKMDELMAMVKGAPTPGEPSPAPQNEEQVESDNEDVFPEDWEADDNEAPSTPLEAIITAIGDTQSQDEVLLLPGPPENVPFVRKRKPPKYLNDYTAEKKKRRVLPENVDPERPTDRRLLRTFKRWLIGDIPNARPKNVHTGVGDVKFFTTLFLKAEWLHDDHIDAISHLMMRRRHHFPELYPQPGVILDTTLPQFLIGIWSCQTGDRSTFEWPDAVNQYYLGMESRYMPCWKDLNFIYFVLYFDHQKHWVAVEVDIDMWQIRVYDNDLACTTDAQFDAIMLPWTQLFPHLLRSTGYYDQVNNNILNVDLGDSSQLRSMHARRMPSEVVPQSRTSGDCGVYALEYIEHLMLNRSLDNITDDNMRMFRDRWCVDLFYQNLTW
- the LOC133033667 gene encoding uncharacterized protein LOC133033667, producing the protein MKPIRRKNNVSREISISCTKKIQKQKKSDPKFTDDETSLPINSTKTIDWLPNDLIVDILAHVATISISDFFNAKLSWKLFNKLAKDNDHYIYNKLSLDELSCHPWDLYMSKEATTLFTKCLNSQNSEAMYRVGVTEYLNFHKKKKSGMELLEKAANAGHLGASYFMGIILICKEEDESDDETKQSGIRHGIQLLGRIKTSAQMRECREKLKHIVQKLWLTQNHNFLIPKLFQCQFPNRKPNSWPLLDDYSHTLCCNTCRFNYEIVYVCNLVAGTSLFSCQTCQQ
- the LOC133033671 gene encoding putative RING-H2 finger protein ATL50, translated to MAVVSRRYVRLSFDDTPYIPNFTRHDGIKFIVFHVRLSHTIIDYSENLLLPTTTTTKTHYLDQRSFLIMHDTLTQIVLMGSNLELPFIDLATPHISTFALRNLEANPNSLYVAVSINIHTITARFPTPLQQQQQDEDVLDRSFREALDTVQTVPATQDSIRALQDLSDDDDGLSSETCSICLEKISSFGDCRSKGVEMPCSHVFHKDCIVQWLEISHLCPLCRYPMPTTTSSSS